One window from the genome of Acuticoccus sp. I52.16.1 encodes:
- a CDS encoding TolC family outer membrane protein: protein MTESLAAAYSTNPQLNVARAQLRSVDEDIAIARSQNRPLVEGSVQYLTSTTQVHGAPLVAGHTASNTLGFSLQLTQPIFQGFQVRNSIRQAEASVLAQRSELEVTEQDILLQTAVSFLDVLLFRQIVKLRTDDVEFLGEQVRAARDRFEVGEGTRTDVSQAEARRAESQALLNASEANYEAARATYQRQTNLVANNLRDNFNVERLLPKSLPDALNVGQQRHPAIMASLHNVDVNIFNVATLEGQFLPSLGATASASSTFQTVGRTERTDDARVGLNLTIPIYQRGLVSARVRQSKESLGAARLQVDVNRNIVRQSVATSWSSFQSSVRSIRNAQTGVFSAQLALEGVIEEQRVGQRTTLDVLDAQRDLISAQITLVNAQRDKDAAAFQLLSNVGRLNVTALGINVAAYRPEEHTDSVRNKWYGAGTPDGR from the coding sequence ATGACCGAGTCACTCGCAGCGGCTTATTCCACCAACCCCCAGCTCAACGTCGCCCGCGCCCAGCTCCGCTCGGTCGACGAGGACATCGCCATCGCCCGGTCACAGAACCGGCCGCTGGTGGAAGGCTCGGTCCAGTACCTGACCTCCACCACCCAGGTTCACGGCGCCCCGCTCGTCGCCGGCCACACCGCCAGCAACACGCTGGGCTTCTCGCTGCAGCTGACGCAGCCGATCTTCCAGGGCTTCCAGGTCCGCAACTCGATCCGCCAGGCCGAAGCCTCGGTGCTGGCGCAGCGCTCCGAGCTCGAGGTCACCGAGCAGGACATCCTCCTCCAGACGGCGGTGTCCTTCCTCGACGTGCTGCTGTTCCGCCAGATCGTGAAGCTGCGGACCGACGATGTGGAGTTCCTCGGCGAGCAGGTCCGCGCCGCGCGCGACCGCTTCGAGGTGGGTGAGGGCACCCGCACCGACGTCTCGCAGGCCGAGGCCCGCCGCGCCGAGTCGCAGGCGCTGCTCAACGCCTCGGAGGCCAACTACGAGGCCGCCCGCGCCACCTACCAGCGCCAGACCAACCTCGTCGCCAACAACCTGCGCGACAACTTCAACGTCGAGCGGCTGCTGCCCAAGTCGCTGCCGGACGCGCTCAACGTCGGCCAGCAGCGCCACCCGGCGATCATGGCCTCGCTGCACAATGTCGACGTCAACATCTTCAACGTCGCCACCCTGGAAGGTCAGTTCCTGCCGAGCCTGGGGGCCACCGCGTCGGCCAGCTCCACCTTCCAGACCGTCGGCCGCACCGAGCGTACCGACGACGCCCGCGTCGGCCTCAACCTGACGATCCCGATCTACCAGCGCGGCCTCGTCTCGGCGCGGGTGCGGCAATCGAAGGAGAGCCTGGGCGCGGCGCGGCTCCAGGTCGACGTCAACCGCAACATCGTGCGCCAATCGGTGGCGACCTCGTGGTCGAGCTTCCAGTCCTCGGTCCGCTCCATCCGCAACGCGCAGACGGGCGTGTTCTCGGCGCAGCTCGCGCTGGAAGGCGTGATCGAGGAGCAGCGCGTCGGCCAGCGCACCACGCTCGACGTACTCGATGCGCAGCGCGACCTCATCAGCGCGCAGATCACCCTCGTCAACGCGCAGCGCGACAAGGATGCGGCGGCCTTCCAGCTCCTGTCCAACGTCGGCCGGCTCAACGTGACGGCGCTGGGCATCAACGTCGCCGCCTACCGGCCGGAGGAGCACACCGACTCGGTGCGCAACAAGTGGTACGGCGCGGGTACCCCCGACGGCCGCTGA
- a CDS encoding protein-L-isoaspartate O-methyltransferase — translation MGDEAVLRTRMVNNQLRTFDVTDHRVQDAVLSVPREQFVPADQRAIAYSDEALPILRDSIGRPVRTMTRPAILGRLIQLAQPKEDDVVLLVGAGLGYTAAVLGQLAGSVIALECEDSLADKASADLEEDVSNVVVVSGPLEAGWPKEAPYDVIFVDGAILVEPTALTEQLKVGGRLVAVYGEGLSGRAQIFTKGEHGVSMRFAFNAAATVLPGFKSEPSFVF, via the coding sequence ATGGGTGACGAGGCTGTTCTGCGTACGCGGATGGTGAACAACCAGCTTCGTACGTTCGACGTCACGGACCATCGGGTCCAGGACGCGGTGCTCTCGGTCCCGCGCGAACAGTTCGTCCCCGCCGACCAGCGCGCCATCGCCTACTCCGACGAAGCACTCCCGATCCTGCGCGATTCCATCGGCCGCCCGGTGCGCACGATGACGCGTCCGGCGATCCTCGGCCGCCTCATCCAGCTCGCCCAGCCGAAGGAGGACGACGTCGTCCTCCTGGTGGGGGCGGGCCTCGGCTACACGGCCGCGGTCCTCGGCCAGCTCGCCGGCTCGGTGATCGCGCTGGAGTGCGAGGACAGCCTCGCCGACAAGGCCTCCGCCGACCTGGAAGAGGACGTCTCCAACGTCGTCGTCGTCAGCGGCCCGCTGGAGGCCGGCTGGCCGAAGGAGGCCCCCTACGACGTGATCTTCGTCGACGGTGCGATCCTGGTGGAGCCCACGGCACTGACCGAGCAGCTGAAGGTCGGCGGCCGCCTGGTCGCGGTCTACGGCGAAGGGCTCTCCGGCCGGGCCCAGATCTTCACCAAGGGCGAGCACGGCGTCTCCATGCGATTCGCCTTCAATGCCGCGGCAACCGTGCTGCCGGGCTTCAAGAGCGAACCCTCGTTCGTCTTTTAG